From the genome of Gorilla gorilla gorilla isolate KB3781 chromosome 4, NHGRI_mGorGor1-v2.1_pri, whole genome shotgun sequence, one region includes:
- the SOCS3 gene encoding suppressor of cytokine signaling 3: MVTHSKFPATGMSRPLDTSLRLKTFSSKSEYQLVVNAVRKLQESGFYWSAVTGGEANLLLSAEPAGTFLIRDSSDQRHFFTLSVKTQSGTKNLRIQCEGGSFSLQSDPRSTQPVPRFDCVLKLVHHYMPPPGAPSFPSPPTEPSSEVPEQPSAQPLPGSPPRRAYYIYSGGEKIPLVLSRPLSSNVATLQHLCRKTVNGHLDSYEKVTQLPGPIREFLDQYDAPL, translated from the coding sequence ATGGTCACCCACAGCAAGTTTCCCGCCACCGGGATGAGCCGCCCCCTGGACACCAGCCTGCGCCTCAAGACCTTCAGCTCCAAGAGCGAGTACCAGCTGGTGGTGAACGCAGTGCGCAAGCTGCAGGAGAGCGGCTTCTACTGGAGCGCAGTGACCGGCGGCGAGGCGAACCTGCTGCTCAGTGCCGAGCCCGCCGGCACCTTTCTGATCCGCGACAGCTCGGACCAGCGCCACTTCTTCACGCTCAGCGTCAAGACCCAGTCTGGGACCAAGAACCTGCGCATCCAGTGTGAGGGGGGCAGCTTCTCTCTGCAGAGCGATCCCCGGAGCACGCAGCCCGTGCCCCGCTTCGACTGCGTGCTCAAGCTGGTGCACCACTACATGCCGCCCCCTGGAGCCCCCTCCTTCCCCTCGCCACCTACTGAACCCTCCTCCGAGGTGCCCGAGCAGCCGTCTGCCCAGCCACTCCCTGGGAGTCCCCCCAGAAGAGCCTACTACATCTACTCCGGGGGCGAGAAGATCCCCCTGGTGTTGAGCCGGCCCCTCTCCTCCAACGTGGCCACTCTTCAGCATCTCTGTCGGAAGACCGTCAACGGCCACCTGGACTCCTATGAGAAAGTCACCCAGCTGCCGGGGCCCATTCGGGAGTTCCTGGACCAGTACGATGCCCCGCTTTAA